Within Enterobacter sp. RHBSTW-00175, the genomic segment CAATGCGCGAAGATGCTCAAGGGTCACCATACGTTCAACAGGGTATTTGCTGACAGCAAGGCGACGCAGGTAAATCACATGCGCACCACAGCCCAGCTTTTCGCCCAGATCGTCGATGATGGTACGAATATAAGTGCCTTTCGAGCAGTGAACTTCCAGCTCCAGTTCGTCGCCTTCGTGACGAATGAAAAGCAGTTCATACACGGTAATCGGACGAGCTTCACGCGGGACATCAATGCCCTGGCGTGCATATTCGTAGAGCTTCTTGCCCTGATACTTCAGCGCCGAATACATCGACGGCACCTGCATCGTGTCGCCACGGAAACTCTCCAGCGCGGCATCGAGTTGCTCTGTACTGAAAGTTACAGGGCGCTCTTCAACAACCTGACCATCCGCATCGGATGTGTCCGTACGTTGGCCAAGCTTTGCGATCACGCGATAGCGCTTATCGGAATCAAGCAGATACTGGGAAAACTTGGTTGCTTCCCCCAGGCAAACCGGCAACATTCCGGTCGCCAGAGGATCCAATGCACCAGTGTGCCCCGCGCGGTTAGCGTTAAAAATACGCTTAACCTTTTGCAATACGTCGTTGCTGGAGGCGCCTTGCGGTTTATCCAGCAGTAACACACCATGCACATCGCGACCGCGACAACGAGGACGACTCATCAGTCCTCCTTGCTGTCGTCCGCAGGGTTCACACGACGTTCATCGTCATGCTTCACCACGCTGGTCACCAGGTTGGACATACGCATACCTTCGACCAGTGAGTTGTCGTAGAAGAAGGTCAGTTCTGGCACGATGCGCAGGCGCATTGCCTTACCCAGCAGAGAGCGGATGAAGCCAGAGGCTTCCTGCAATGCTTTGATGCCGTTTTTAACTGCGGCTTCGTCCTGATCGTTCAGGAAAGTCACGAATACCTTGGCGTAGGCCAGGTCGCGGGACATTTCCACACCAGACACGGTGGTCATCATACCCACGCGTGGGTCTTTAATTTCACGTTGCAGAATGAGTGCGATCTCTTTCTGCATTTCCTGCGCGACGCGCTGTGGGCGACCAAATTCTTTCGCCATAATAAATTCTCCAGACAAAAAAGGGGCTAAAGCCCCTTTTTAAAATTATTGCCGGGTGGCGCGAGGCGATCCCGGCTTACTCTCGATCGTTACGCAATGGTACGCTGAATTTCGATGATCTCGAACACTTCGATCATATCGCCAACGCGAACGTCGTTGTAGTTCTTCACGCCGATACCACATTCCATGCCGTTACGGACTTCGTTAACGTCATCTTTGAAGCGGCGCAGGGATTCCAGCTCGCCTTCGTAGATAACCACGTTGTCACGCAGAACGCGGATTGGGTTGTGACGCTTGATGTTACCTTCGGTAACCATACAGCCCGCGATCGCACCGAATTTCGGCGATTTGAACACGTCACGAACTTCAGCCAGACCGATGATCTGCTGTTTCAGCTCAGGAGACAGCATCCCGCTCATTGCGGCTTTCACTTCGTCGATCAGGTTATAGATGACGGAGTAGTAGCGCAGATCCAGGCTTTCGGATTCAATAACTTTACGCGCAGACGCGTCAGCACGAACGTTGAAACCAACCAGAATTGCGTTAGATGCAGCAGCCAGGGTTGCGTCAGTTTCGGTGATACCACCTACACCAGAACCGATGATCTTCACTTTCACTTCGTCAGTAGACAGTTTCAGCAAGGAGTCGGAGATCGCTTCCACAGAACCCTGAACGTCTGCTTTCAGAACGATGTTCACTTCGTGAACTTCGCCTTCGGTCATGTTGGCAAACATGTTCTCGAGTTTAGATTTCTGCTGACGAGCCAGTTTAACTTCACGGAATTTGCCCTGACGATACAGTGCAACTTCACGCGCTTTCTTCTCGTCACGAACTACGGTGACTTCATCACCCGCAGCCGGTACACCGGACAGACCCAGGATTTCCACTGGAATGGATGGACCCGCTTCCAGCACTTCCTGACCCAGTTCGTTACGCATCGCACGCACGCGGCCGTATTCGAAACCACACAGAACGATGTCGCCTTTGTTCAGCGTACCTTCACGAACCAGAACCGTTGCAACCGGACCACGACCTTTATCCAGGAAGGATTCGATTACCGCGCCGCTCGCCATACCATTACGGATCGCTTTCAGTTCCAGAACTTCAGCCTGGAGCAGGATAGCGTTCAGCAGGTCGTCGATACCGGTACCCGCTTTTGCCGATACAGGAATGAACTGCGCTTCGCCGCCCCACTCTTCCGGCATAACGCCGTACTGAGACAGTTCGTTCTTAACGCGATCCAGGTCAGCTTCTGGCTTATCAATTTTGTTCACTGCAACAACCAGAGGCACCTGCGCCGCTTTCGCGTGCTGGATAGCTTCAATGGTCTGTGGCATCACGCCATCGTCTGCTGCAACAACCAGAACAACGATATCCGTTGCCTGAGCACCACGAGCACGCATTGAGGTAAACGCGGCGTGGCCTGGGGTATCCAGGAAGGTGATCATGCCGTTATCAGTTTCTACGTGGTATGCACCGATGTGCTGGGTAATACCACCCGCTTCACCGGATGCCACTTTCGTCGAACGAATGTAGTCAAGCAGAGAGGTTTTACCGTGGTCAACGTGACCCATGATGGTCACTACTGGTGCACGCGGTTCTGCCGCAGCGCCAGTGTCACGGTCGCTCATTACTGCTTCTTCCAGCTCGTTTTCACGACGCAGGATAACTTTATGGCCCATCTCTTCTGCAACCAGCTGTG encodes:
- the truB gene encoding tRNA pseudouridine(55) synthase TruB; the protein is MSRPRCRGRDVHGVLLLDKPQGASSNDVLQKVKRIFNANRAGHTGALDPLATGMLPVCLGEATKFSQYLLDSDKRYRVIAKLGQRTDTSDADGQVVEERPVTFSTEQLDAALESFRGDTMQVPSMYSALKYQGKKLYEYARQGIDVPREARPITVYELLFIRHEGDELELEVHCSKGTYIRTIIDDLGEKLGCGAHVIYLRRLAVSKYPVERMVTLEHLRALVEQAEAQGVSPADLLDPLLMPMDSPAADFPVVNLPLTSSVYFKNGNPVRTTEAPLEGLVRVTEGDDGKFIGMGEMDGEGRVAPRRLVVEYPVEG
- the rbfA gene encoding 30S ribosome-binding factor RbfA, with protein sequence MAKEFGRPQRVAQEMQKEIALILQREIKDPRVGMMTTVSGVEMSRDLAYAKVFVTFLNDQDEAAVKNGIKALQEASGFIRSLLGKAMRLRIVPELTFFYDNSLVEGMRMSNLVTSVVKHDDERRVNPADDSKED
- the infB gene encoding translation initiation factor IF-2 is translated as MTDVTVKSLAAEIQTSVDRLVQQFADAGIPKSADDSVTATEKQTLLAHLNREHGSTPDKLTLQRKTRSTLNIPGTGGKSKSVQIEVRKTRTFVKRDPQEAERLAAEEQAQREAEEQAQREAEATAKREAELKAEREAAEKAKRDTSDKVKRDAAEKDKVSNQQTDEMTKTAQAEKARRENEAADLKRKAEEEARRKLEEEARRVAEEARRMAEENEKNGVNTAEPTEDTSDYHVTTSQHARQAEDDNDREVEGGRGRGRNTKAARPAKKGNKHAESKADREEARAAIRGGKGGKQRKGSSLQQGFQKPAQAVNRDVVIGETITVGDLANKMAVKGSQVIKAMMKLGAMATINQVIDQETAQLVAEEMGHKVILRRENELEEAVMSDRDTGAAAEPRAPVVTIMGHVDHGKTSLLDYIRSTKVASGEAGGITQHIGAYHVETDNGMITFLDTPGHAAFTSMRARGAQATDIVVLVVAADDGVMPQTIEAIQHAKAAQVPLVVAVNKIDKPEADLDRVKNELSQYGVMPEEWGGEAQFIPVSAKAGTGIDDLLNAILLQAEVLELKAIRNGMASGAVIESFLDKGRGPVATVLVREGTLNKGDIVLCGFEYGRVRAMRNELGQEVLEAGPSIPVEILGLSGVPAAGDEVTVVRDEKKAREVALYRQGKFREVKLARQQKSKLENMFANMTEGEVHEVNIVLKADVQGSVEAISDSLLKLSTDEVKVKIIGSGVGGITETDATLAAASNAILVGFNVRADASARKVIESESLDLRYYSVIYNLIDEVKAAMSGMLSPELKQQIIGLAEVRDVFKSPKFGAIAGCMVTEGNIKRHNPIRVLRDNVVIYEGELESLRRFKDDVNEVRNGMECGIGVKNYNDVRVGDMIEVFEIIEIQRTIA